From the Micromonospora echinospora genome, the window GGGTCTGGCCACCGAGCTGGACGATCACCCCGACCACGCCCGGCCCGCCGGCCGCCTTCCCGGAGGTGTCCTCGGCGTGCCACGCCTCCAGCACGTCCTCGAAGGTGAGCGGCTCGAAGTAGAGCCGGTCGGCGGTGTCGTAGTCGGTGGAGACGGTCTCCGGGTTGCAGTTGACCATGACCGTCTCGTAGCCGGCCGCCCGCAGCGCCATGACCGCGTGCACGCAGGAGTAGTCGAACTCGATGCCCTGGCCGATCCGGTTCGGCCCGGAGCCCAGGATCAGCACCTTCGGCCGGTCCGAGCCGACCACCTCGGTCTCGGAGTCGTAGGACGAGTAGTGGTACGGCGTGGTGGCGGCGAACTCGGCCGCGCAGGTGTCCACCGTCTTGTAGACCGGCCGGACGCCGAGGCGGTGCCGCAGGGTACGCACGCCGTCCTCGGCGGCCAGCTCCGGCCGGAGCGCGGCGAGCTGCCGGTCGGAGAGCCCGGCCCGCTTGGCCCGGCGCAGCAGGTCCCCCTCCAGCACCGGAGCGGCGACGATCTCGGCGCGCAGCTCGACCAGGGCGGCGATCTGGTCCAGGAACCAGGGGTCGATCCCCCCGGAGGCCGCCACGACCTCGCCGACCGACGCGCCGAGCCGCAGCGCCCGCTCGACGGTGTAGAGCCGGCCGTCGTGCGGCACGCGCAGCGCCGCGAGGGTCGTCTCCTTCGTCACGTCGGTCGGGTCCAGGCCGGTCGCGGCGGCGACGGCCGCGTCCGGAACGGTCCAGAAGCCGGCGCCCTTGGTCTCCATCGAGCGCATCGCCTTGTTCAGCGCCTCGGTGAAGTTCCGGCCCAGGCTCATCGCCTCGCCGACCGACTTCATCGTGGTGGTCAGCTCCCGGTCCGCGCCGGGGAACTTCTCGAACGCGAAGCGGGGGATCTTGACCACGACGTAGTCGAGGGTCGGCTCGAACGCCGCCGGGGTCTTCAGCGTGATGTCGTTGGGGATCTCGTCCAGGGTGTAACCGATGGCGAGCTTCGCGGCGATCTTCGCGATCGGGAAGCCGGTGGCCTTCGAGGCCAGCGCCGACGACCGGGACACCCGGGGGTTCATCTCGATGACCACGATCCGGCCGTCGGCCGGGTTCACCGCGAACTGGATGTTGCAGCCACCGGTGTCCACGCCCACCTCGCGCAGCACCGCGATGCCCAGGTCGCGCAGACGCTGGTACTCCCGGTCGGTCAGGGTCATCGCGGGGGCGACGGTGACGCTGTCGCCGGTGTGCACGCCCATCGGGTCGACGTTCTCGATCGAGCAGACCACCACGACGTTGTCGTTGCGGTCCCGCATCAGCTCGAGCTCGTACTCCTTCCAGCCGAGCACGCTCTCCTCGATGAGCACCTCGTGCACCGGGCTGGCGGCCAGTCCGGCCCCGGCGATGCGCTCCAGGTCCTCCGGCGTGTGCGCCATGCCGGAGCCGAGGCCGCCCATGGTGAACGACGGCCGGATCACCACCGGCAGGCCCAGCTCGGCGGCCGTGTCGCGGACCTCGTCCATCGAGTGGCAGACCCGGGAGCGGGGCACCAGGGCGGCCGGGTCGTCGAAGCCCAGCCGGACGCCGGCCTTGGCGACGATGTCCTTGAACAGCTGCCGGTCCTCACCGCGCCGGATCGCGTCGATGTTCGCGCCGATCAGCTCGACGCCGTACTTGTCCAGCACGCCGGCCTCGTGCAGGGCCACCGCGGTGTTCAGCGCGGTCTGCCCACCGAGGGTGGGCAGCAGGGCGTCGGGGCGCTCCTTGGCGATCACCAGCTCGACGAACTCCGGCGTGATCGGCTCGACGTAGGTGGCGTCGGCGAACTCCGGGTCGGTCATGATCGTCGCCGGGTTGGAGTTGACCAGGCTGACCCGGATCCCCTCGCTGCGCAGCACCCGGCAGGCCTGCGTGCCGGAGTAGTCGAACTCGCAGGCCTGGCCGATGACGATCGGCCCGGAGCCGATCACCAGGATGTGCTTGAGATCGGTCCGCTTAGGCATTCTTTCCGCCTTCACTGTGGTTCCGGTCGAGGCCGCGACCCTCGATCAGCTCGGCGAAGCGGTCGAAGAGGTAGTCCGCGTCGTGCGGGCCGGCCGCCGCCTCGGGGTGGTACTGGACGGTGAACGCGGGCACGTCCTTCGCCCGCAGGCCCTCGACCACGTTGTCGTTCAGGCAGACATGACTGACCTCGACCCCGCCGAACTCGGTGTCGACGATCCGGTCGGGCACCACGGCCCCCGGCTCGGCCCCCGGGAACTGGACGGCGAAGCCGTGGTTGTGGCTGGTCACCTCGACCTTGCCGGTGGTCCGGTCCAGCACCGGCTGGTTGATGCCCCGGTGGCCGTACCCGAGTTTGTAGGTGCCGAACCCGAGGGCCCGACCGAGCAGCTGGCTGCCGAAGCAGATGCCGAACAGCGGCACCCGGCGGCGCAGCACCTCGCGGGCCAGGGCGACCGGTACGTCGGCGGTGGCCGGGTCGCCGGGA encodes:
- the carB gene encoding carbamoyl-phosphate synthase large subunit yields the protein MPKRTDLKHILVIGSGPIVIGQACEFDYSGTQACRVLRSEGIRVSLVNSNPATIMTDPEFADATYVEPITPEFVELVIAKERPDALLPTLGGQTALNTAVALHEAGVLDKYGVELIGANIDAIRRGEDRQLFKDIVAKAGVRLGFDDPAALVPRSRVCHSMDEVRDTAAELGLPVVIRPSFTMGGLGSGMAHTPEDLERIAGAGLAASPVHEVLIEESVLGWKEYELELMRDRNDNVVVVCSIENVDPMGVHTGDSVTVAPAMTLTDREYQRLRDLGIAVLREVGVDTGGCNIQFAVNPADGRIVVIEMNPRVSRSSALASKATGFPIAKIAAKLAIGYTLDEIPNDITLKTPAAFEPTLDYVVVKIPRFAFEKFPGADRELTTTMKSVGEAMSLGRNFTEALNKAMRSMETKGAGFWTVPDAAVAAATGLDPTDVTKETTLAALRVPHDGRLYTVERALRLGASVGEVVAASGGIDPWFLDQIAALVELRAEIVAAPVLEGDLLRRAKRAGLSDRQLAALRPELAAEDGVRTLRHRLGVRPVYKTVDTCAAEFAATTPYHYSSYDSETEVVGSDRPKVLILGSGPNRIGQGIEFDYSCVHAVMALRAAGYETVMVNCNPETVSTDYDTADRLYFEPLTFEDVLEAWHAEDTSGKAAGGPGVVGVIVQLGGQTPLGLAQRLKDAGVPVVGTSPESIHLAEERGAFGAVLARAGLRAPAHGTATSYEEAKAIADEIGYPVLVRPSYVLGGRGMEIVYDDPTLRDYIGRATDISPNHPVLVDHFLDDAIEIDVDALCDADGEVYLGGVMEHIEEAGIHSGDSSCALPPITLAGSHVAQVRRYTEAIARGVGVRGLLNVQYALKDDVLYVLEANPRASRTVPFVSKATAVPLAKAAARIALGATIAELRAEGLLPASGDGGTPPPDAPIAVKEAVLPFKRFRTPAGQGVDSLLGPEMKSTGEVMGIDTSFGHAFAKSQSAAYGSLPISGRIFVSVANRDKRAMIFPVKRLADLGFEILATTGTAEVLRRYGIACEQIRKHYEAGAGEDAVSLILGGEVALVINTPQGSGASARSDGYEIRSAAVTADIPCITTVPGAAAAVMGIEARIRGDMQVRPLQELHAALRATAE